The proteins below come from a single Holdemania massiliensis genomic window:
- the mraZ gene encoding division/cell wall cluster transcriptional repressor MraZ: MGEYRHNIDAKGRMIIPARFRDELGNRFVVTRGLDGCLRTYTMAQWDAVFEQLKRLPSTKRETRMYIHMLTSKAAECELDSQGRILLPAALITESKIEKECVVVGVADHVEIWAKERWDDYYNEASASFEDVAEQLTEFLV, encoded by the coding sequence ATGGGCGAATACAGACATAACATTGACGCCAAGGGCAGAATGATCATTCCTGCCCGCTTTCGCGATGAACTGGGCAATCGCTTTGTCGTTACCCGCGGTCTTGACGGCTGCCTGCGCACCTATACGATGGCGCAGTGGGACGCCGTGTTTGAGCAGCTGAAACGGCTGCCTTCCACTAAGCGGGAAACTCGGATGTATATTCACATGCTGACGTCCAAAGCGGCAGAATGTGAACTGGACAGCCAGGGACGAATTTTATTGCCTGCCGCTTTAATCACAGAGTCCAAAATTGAAAAAGAATGTGTTGTGGTCGGAGTTGCGGATCACGTGGAAATTTGGGCTAAGGAACGCTGGGACGACTACTACAATGAAGCCAGTGCTTCATTTGAGGATGTTGCCGAACAGCTCACGGAGTTTCTCGTATGA
- the rpmF gene encoding 50S ribosomal protein L32, translating into MAVQQRRNSKTRKAKRRTHFKLTAPTLVKCPACGEYKLPHRVCSCGSYNGK; encoded by the coding sequence ATGGCTGTACAACAGAGAAGAAATTCTAAGACAAGAAAGGCAAAACGCAGAACGCATTTCAAGCTGACGGCTCCGACGCTGGTTAAATGCCCGGCTTGCGGTGAATACAAGCTGCCGCATCGCGTTTGCTCCTGCGGTTCCTACAACGGCAAATAA
- a CDS encoding YceD family protein, whose product MKWSKAELINQGNQELTINEAVTFDPTSWATDRLRDLKNVTVTGSGHYDPDLQRFEADLKITGDMVVPCAVSLEDVIVPFETSSHEVFSFLPCEEDEVHVLKKDVLELYPVVFQLILAEVPLKVVKSGISYPKGEGWEVIREEDYNRQKKQEIDPRLAKLKEFKFDD is encoded by the coding sequence GTGAAATGGTCTAAGGCTGAACTGATCAATCAAGGGAATCAAGAACTCACAATTAACGAGGCTGTAACTTTTGATCCGACAAGTTGGGCAACGGATCGTCTTCGGGATTTGAAGAACGTAACGGTGACAGGTAGCGGACATTATGATCCTGACCTGCAGCGTTTTGAAGCGGATCTCAAGATCACGGGTGATATGGTGGTTCCCTGCGCGGTGTCGTTGGAAGACGTCATCGTGCCGTTTGAGACTTCTTCTCACGAAGTGTTCTCTTTCCTTCCGTGCGAGGAAGATGAGGTTCATGTTCTGAAGAAGGATGTACTTGAACTCTACCCGGTCGTCTTTCAGCTGATCCTGGCCGAAGTTCCGCTCAAAGTAGTCAAAAGCGGAATTTCCTATCCCAAGGGAGAAGGCTGGGAAGTCATCAGGGAAGAAGATTACAACCGGCAGAAAAAACAAGAAATTGACCCTCGTTTAGCGAAACTGAAAGAATTCAAGTTTGATGATTAG
- a CDS encoding alpha/beta hydrolase has protein sequence MDEKQKIATTIYRPKGQPRAIFQISHGMAEHRLRYAEFAQFLAERGFVVVTSDHRGHGGSAANANELGYFNKHKGWQKCVNDLYELMIQVKQEYPDIPVILFGHSMGSIMARSFVKRYDALLNGLILCGAPNYNPAASLGRIAAKTIITFKGDHYRSKFLDQLVQGSFNKQIPNPRTALDWLSKNPDNVDAYMADPLCGFMFTASAYDDMFYGIQDMHDLMRWNLKNPKLPVLFIAGGDDPVTGGRKGLESSAATLREAGYDDIEMRVFKSLRHELLNEKEKDQVMAEILDWISRKVEGCADLQPASKAE, from the coding sequence ATGGATGAAAAACAAAAGATAGCGACTACGATTTATCGTCCGAAAGGCCAGCCGCGGGCGATTTTCCAGATTTCGCATGGGATGGCAGAACATCGGCTGCGGTATGCCGAATTTGCCCAGTTTCTGGCAGAGCGGGGATTTGTCGTCGTCACCAGCGATCATCGCGGACATGGCGGCAGTGCCGCTAATGCGAATGAGCTGGGATATTTCAATAAGCATAAAGGTTGGCAGAAATGCGTCAATGATCTGTATGAATTAATGATTCAGGTCAAACAGGAATATCCGGATATCCCTGTGATCCTGTTCGGCCACAGCATGGGATCGATCATGGCGCGCAGCTTTGTCAAACGCTACGATGCCCTGCTTAACGGACTGATTTTATGCGGAGCGCCAAACTACAATCCGGCGGCATCACTCGGTCGGATCGCGGCGAAAACAATCATCACGTTCAAAGGCGATCATTACCGCAGCAAGTTTCTCGATCAGCTGGTTCAGGGATCCTTTAATAAGCAAATTCCCAATCCCCGTACCGCTCTGGATTGGCTGAGCAAAAATCCGGACAACGTTGATGCCTACATGGCGGATCCGCTGTGCGGCTTCATGTTTACGGCTTCAGCCTATGACGATATGTTCTATGGAATTCAGGACATGCATGATCTGATGCGGTGGAATCTTAAAAACCCGAAGCTGCCGGTGCTGTTTATTGCCGGGGGCGATGATCCGGTTACCGGCGGTCGCAAGGGCTTGGAAAGCTCAGCGGCGACGCTACGGGAAGCTGGGTATGACGATATTGAGATGCGGGTGTTTAAAAGCCTGCGGCATGAACTGCTCAATGAAAAAGAAAAGGATCAGGTCATGGCGGAGATTCTCGACTGGATCAGCCGCAAGGTAGAGGGCTGTGCTGATCTGCAGCCGGCTTCAAAGGCGGAATAA
- a CDS encoding tRNA(Met) cytidine acetate ligase, protein MKACGIIVEYNPFHHGHEYHIERARALTGCDVLVAIMSGNFVQRGEPAILDKWKRAEAAVQHGVDLVIELPYPWVTQSASHFAQGAVTLLKQAQVSALVFGSESNNQQELMEIAAMPINPDHLKESMGEGLAFPKAYGLWAKAMLPNDILGVAYLKQLQDSSITPYTIQRTIGYHDTELQGPIASAKAIRLAANEGYYSNEQTPMAEALENGPRVQLAQFYPYLRTLLLTMPVSNLKTYFLFCEGIEVHLAHCAEVSPDWDSFINAAVNRRYTRSRIQRTCLQLLCQIHWDEIRSLPPLDTLRPLAFNETGRRYLKQLRASEVRIASRFAAVAEPYRRLEYRTTQLYASQMEEPQRKALLKKEIGGPILL, encoded by the coding sequence ATGAAGGCATGCGGAATCATCGTTGAATACAATCCGTTTCATCACGGACATGAATATCATATTGAGCGGGCGCGCGCACTCACCGGCTGTGATGTTTTGGTCGCAATCATGTCGGGAAACTTTGTTCAGCGCGGGGAACCGGCAATTCTGGATAAATGGAAGCGAGCAGAAGCCGCTGTCCAACATGGGGTTGATTTGGTTATCGAGCTGCCCTATCCCTGGGTAACTCAAAGCGCCTCGCATTTTGCCCAAGGCGCGGTGACGTTGTTAAAACAGGCGCAGGTTTCAGCGCTGGTCTTTGGATCGGAAAGCAATAACCAGCAGGAACTGATGGAAATCGCCGCGATGCCGATCAATCCTGATCACCTTAAGGAATCCATGGGTGAAGGTTTGGCATTTCCGAAGGCTTACGGACTATGGGCAAAAGCGATGCTGCCTAACGATATCCTGGGCGTCGCTTATCTGAAGCAGCTGCAGGACAGTTCTATTACTCCGTATACAATTCAGCGCACCATTGGCTATCACGATACAGAGCTGCAGGGCCCTATCGCCAGCGCCAAAGCGATACGCCTAGCCGCAAACGAAGGGTATTATTCCAACGAACAGACGCCCATGGCCGAAGCTCTGGAAAACGGCCCGCGTGTTCAATTAGCCCAGTTCTATCCTTATTTAAGAACTTTGCTTCTGACGATGCCTGTTTCCAACTTAAAAACCTATTTTCTGTTCTGCGAAGGCATTGAAGTCCATTTGGCTCACTGTGCAGAAGTTTCACCGGATTGGGACAGCTTCATTAACGCTGCAGTGAACCGCCGTTATACTCGTTCACGGATTCAGCGAACCTGCCTGCAGCTGTTGTGTCAAATTCATTGGGACGAGATCCGCAGCCTGCCGCCGTTAGATACCCTTCGTCCGCTGGCCTTCAACGAAACGGGAAGACGTTATCTAAAACAGCTGCGTGCCAGTGAAGTCCGCATCGCTTCACGCTTCGCTGCCGTTGCTGAGCCTTACCGACGACTGGAATATCGTACAACCCAGCTGTATGCTTCCCAAATGGAGGAACCTCAGCGGAAGGCCTTGTTGAAAAAAGAAATCGGCGGACCGATTTTACTTTAA
- a CDS encoding Rpn family recombination-promoting nuclease/putative transposase — protein sequence MNSVNTKYNLSRLKRNKPLSLTEDWVFKHVFCNPFNLEILKFLLQAIHPQLVIKKIVLFPNEETVNFEDQKANRYDARGLINDHLMFNVEMQRSGSKVLQGIRIAFYASRLFSSQPIRGVDFSKLKPIWVLMIADFPFFDDPDQYFEDYSFVGSYNVKPLTEYIQLSIIEIDRAERLAKKPTEQLTALERWVVILKYAGDPSKRAWIRKIMELDEGCRKAVERMEAIPRETVEFMRQTDEMVHEMELMGQYFNGMKKGERKGRKEGRQEGLQQGILTNKIQLIRKKAAKGKTAEAIAEDLEEGTALIQKILQLMQRYSDFSDYQIAEYLIKNKRSENKTSSVLR from the coding sequence ATGAATTCTGTTAACACAAAATACAACTTGTCCCGCTTAAAAAGAAATAAACCATTATCTTTAACGGAAGACTGGGTCTTCAAACACGTCTTCTGTAATCCTTTTAATCTGGAAATTCTTAAATTCCTGCTTCAAGCGATCCATCCCCAGCTCGTCATCAAAAAGATTGTGTTGTTTCCCAATGAAGAAACAGTAAACTTTGAAGATCAAAAAGCCAACCGTTATGACGCCCGCGGCTTAATCAACGATCATCTGATGTTTAATGTTGAAATGCAGCGCTCAGGAAGCAAAGTTTTACAAGGGATCCGTATTGCCTTTTACGCCTCACGCCTGTTCAGCAGTCAGCCTATCCGCGGTGTGGACTTCTCAAAATTAAAACCGATTTGGGTCTTAATGATTGCGGATTTCCCATTTTTTGATGATCCGGATCAATATTTTGAAGACTATTCCTTTGTTGGCAGCTACAATGTGAAACCCTTGACAGAATATATTCAATTGAGTATTATTGAAATAGATAGAGCGGAACGCTTAGCGAAGAAACCGACAGAGCAGCTGACGGCTTTAGAACGGTGGGTGGTCATCCTAAAATATGCAGGAGATCCATCAAAAAGAGCGTGGATCCGCAAGATTATGGAATTGGACGAAGGGTGTCGAAAGGCGGTGGAAAGAATGGAAGCTATTCCTCGTGAAACAGTTGAATTCATGCGGCAGACAGACGAAATGGTGCATGAAATGGAATTAATGGGACAATACTTTAATGGCATGAAGAAGGGCGAGCGAAAAGGCAGAAAAGAAGGAAGACAGGAGGGACTCCAACAAGGAATTCTGACCAACAAGATTCAGCTGATCCGCAAAAAAGCGGCGAAAGGCAAGACAGCCGAAGCTATCGCTGAAGATTTAGAAGAGGGAACAGCTTTAATTCAAAAGATATTACAATTAATGCAGCGGTATTCAGATTTTTCTGACTATCAAATCGCGGAATATCTGATCAAGAATAAGCGATCAGAAAATAAAACTTCATCCGTTCTTCGCTGA
- the tagD gene encoding glycerol-3-phosphate cytidylyltransferase translates to MKRILTYGTYDLLHWGHIRLLKRAKQLGDYLIVGLSTDEFNAIKGKKAYHSYEERKMMLEAIRYVDLVIPENEWGQKAKDIQEYHADVFVMGDDWEGKFDELKAYCEVVYLPRTEGISTTKIKEDLEKLK, encoded by the coding sequence ATGAAACGAATATTGACTTACGGTACCTATGATCTTCTGCATTGGGGACATATCCGTTTATTAAAGCGCGCGAAACAATTGGGGGATTATCTGATCGTCGGTTTATCAACTGATGAGTTTAATGCGATTAAAGGCAAGAAGGCTTATCACAGCTATGAAGAGCGCAAGATGATGCTGGAGGCCATCCGCTATGTAGATTTAGTTATCCCTGAGAATGAATGGGGCCAAAAGGCCAAAGATATCCAGGAATATCATGCGGATGTCTTTGTCATGGGCGATGATTGGGAAGGCAAGTTTGACGAACTGAAAGCTTATTGCGAAGTGGTGTATTTGCCGCGGACAGAAGGAATATCGACAACGAAAATTAAAGAAGATCTGGAGAAGCTGAAATAA
- a CDS encoding SDR family NAD(P)-dependent oxidoreductase, with amino-acid sequence MKILDGKVALITGCSGGIGRETAIRFAEEGASLAICARTASKLEETAEACRQRGAQVLAVVCDITDKTQLENLVHQTTDHFGRIDILINNAVNAKPGSPFLEQTEADLMTVFESGYLATWRLMRLCYPYLKESKGKIINFASPAGLTGAEGYAAYASIKEAIRGLTMVAAREWGKDGINVNCISPTAITPKMQTIIDSFPEGQRKPETLGFKVPAIGRIGTAYEDLTPILVFLASEASNYITGQTLRADGGGTIF; translated from the coding sequence TTGAAAATCTTAGATGGAAAAGTAGCCCTGATTACAGGGTGCAGCGGCGGAATCGGCAGAGAAACCGCCATTCGCTTCGCAGAAGAAGGAGCATCGCTGGCGATTTGCGCCCGAACTGCGTCCAAGTTGGAGGAAACGGCTGAAGCCTGCCGGCAGAGAGGCGCGCAGGTACTGGCTGTCGTCTGCGATATTACAGACAAGACTCAGCTTGAAAATCTGGTTCATCAAACCACCGATCATTTCGGACGCATTGACATTCTGATCAATAATGCCGTCAATGCCAAACCGGGCAGTCCGTTTCTTGAACAAACGGAAGCGGATCTGATGACTGTATTTGAAAGCGGCTATCTGGCTACATGGCGCTTAATGCGTCTCTGCTATCCTTATTTAAAAGAATCCAAAGGCAAAATCATTAACTTTGCCTCCCCTGCCGGCCTAACGGGTGCGGAAGGTTATGCCGCCTACGCTTCAATCAAGGAAGCCATCCGCGGACTGACTATGGTTGCGGCACGGGAATGGGGCAAGGATGGCATTAACGTCAACTGCATCAGCCCGACGGCGATCACACCAAAAATGCAGACGATTATTGATTCCTTTCCGGAAGGCCAGCGCAAACCGGAAACACTGGGTTTTAAAGTTCCAGCCATCGGCCGAATCGGTACCGCTTATGAAGATCTGACGCCAATTCTTGTCTTCTTAGCCAGCGAAGCTTCCAATTACATCACCGGTCAGACTCTTCGTGCTGACGGCGGTGGTACCATTTTCTAA
- a CDS encoding YebC/PmpR family DNA-binding transcriptional regulator: MGRAHEVRAAAMAKTAAAKSKLYSRYGKELLIAAKAGVPDPEMNLGLKRKIAEAKANQVPADVIKRAIEKAKGGSGENYDSCRYEGFGPGAATIIIDCLTDNTNRSVSAVKTCFNKAHCKMGVAGCVSHSYDNVGLFNFPYEDEEGMLDTLIMAEVNVIDIESEEGSMTVTVDPTDFHKAKEAIDGLIPEVEYEACEITMLPQEYVTLDSDEDKESWNRLLTMLDDCDDVQKVYHNVQSE; this comes from the coding sequence ATGGGACGAGCACATGAAGTCCGTGCGGCAGCCATGGCCAAAACAGCTGCAGCGAAATCCAAATTATATTCGCGTTATGGCAAAGAATTGTTGATTGCGGCAAAAGCGGGGGTTCCGGATCCGGAAATGAACCTGGGTCTGAAGCGGAAGATCGCCGAAGCCAAAGCCAATCAGGTGCCGGCGGATGTCATCAAAAGAGCGATTGAAAAGGCTAAGGGCGGCAGCGGGGAAAACTATGATTCCTGCCGTTACGAGGGTTTTGGTCCAGGGGCAGCGACAATCATTATCGACTGTCTGACCGACAATACCAACCGCAGCGTCAGCGCTGTAAAAACATGCTTCAACAAGGCTCATTGCAAAATGGGAGTCGCCGGCTGTGTTTCGCACAGCTATGATAACGTGGGTCTGTTCAACTTCCCTTATGAAGATGAGGAAGGCATGCTGGACACGCTGATCATGGCTGAAGTCAATGTCATTGATATTGAAAGCGAAGAAGGCAGTATGACCGTAACTGTGGATCCGACGGATTTCCATAAAGCGAAGGAAGCGATTGATGGATTGATTCCGGAGGTTGAATACGAGGCCTGCGAAATTACAATGCTGCCGCAGGAATATGTTACGCTGGACAGCGATGAGGATAAAGAATCCTGGAATCGTTTACTGACGATGCTGGATGACTGCGACGACGTTCAGAAGGTTTATCACAACGTACAGTCTGAATAA
- a CDS encoding PHP domain-containing protein: MSTLDYHIHTIVSTDADYTPAEIIAMAKENGVKTLAITDHNNVASIAEVMQLGAQNGIRVIPGIEIDCEFEGVGLHMTAYQIDYTDPRYDALFHYYYDQSVENTWKAKHQFCEAMHLDLPDAALKSIAKDNILVPEDIGAYLLSHAEFDGLAWLDPYREGGSRSDNPNVNFFWDFFSQGKPGYTAGSKKTAAEVIELIHQTHGVAVVAHPGANFKGKDEVLARLLDSGVDGLEVYSSYHSEAETLHYRQMALDHHLWMSCGSDFHGHHKPAIRIGGLPYLKDEAEIHRF; the protein is encoded by the coding sequence ATGAGTACCCTGGACTATCATATTCATACGATCGTCAGTACGGATGCGGATTACACACCGGCTGAGATCATTGCCATGGCTAAGGAAAACGGTGTGAAAACCCTGGCGATTACAGATCATAACAATGTAGCCAGTATCGCGGAAGTGATGCAGTTGGGGGCGCAGAATGGAATTCGCGTGATTCCGGGAATAGAAATTGACTGTGAATTTGAAGGCGTCGGTCTGCATATGACGGCCTATCAAATTGATTATACCGATCCGCGCTATGATGCGTTGTTCCATTATTATTACGATCAGTCTGTTGAAAATACATGGAAAGCCAAACATCAGTTCTGTGAGGCGATGCATCTGGATCTGCCGGATGCAGCGTTAAAATCAATTGCCAAGGATAACATTCTTGTGCCGGAGGACATCGGTGCCTATTTGTTAAGTCATGCTGAATTTGATGGTTTAGCCTGGCTGGACCCTTATCGTGAAGGCGGCAGCCGCAGCGATAATCCAAACGTGAATTTTTTCTGGGATTTCTTTTCGCAGGGAAAACCGGGTTATACGGCCGGATCCAAGAAGACGGCAGCGGAGGTCATTGAACTTATCCATCAAACCCATGGGGTAGCGGTCGTTGCTCATCCAGGAGCGAATTTCAAAGGAAAAGATGAAGTTCTGGCACGGTTACTGGACAGCGGTGTTGACGGTTTGGAGGTTTACAGCAGCTATCACAGCGAAGCCGAAACTTTGCATTATCGGCAGATGGCGCTGGATCATCACCTGTGGATGAGCTGCGGCAGTGATTTCCATGGACACCACAAGCCGGCTATTCGCATCGGCGGCTTGCCTTATCTGAAGGATGAAGCGGAAATTCATCGCTTTTAA
- a CDS encoding M56 family metallopeptidase, with product MLERGAVCLIEISLLSSPLILVLLVLRSKVFRHLGKTARLLIWVPLLLQLMVPIQLTSVYSPYQKLDEAGVKEKMDTLANQPIFVQRQSVQPEGKTSDDAWVMPQKKVWTLSEVASWVWALGVFVAASVNGIARFRLKRRLNLQPSSKELKEEAWQLMRQSRCLSVPVDQSAAVHSCAIYGNWKPHLVLGTDFKQRTAEERQTMLLHECLHLRYGHPWFLGLIQILEIVYWFNPLVGLMMNQLRLDLEYFIDEKLLEDKPQTVRIRYAQLLLSLAADKDQHALQCLNSQRTQTRLKERLGWIVNKKRTPGLIAAGVVILVLVGSVGLMLKPEAQSGWEMKMQLTLIQNETNPVELVGDPDQKVWCEGSKKALESMGMQVPVIAHAEVWQTPFGEPLTLRDMQLGAESAVSLEWGEIPSSVECFMPQGKILVKLTEDQLQKPYQEADGEETVQQLNAISPVENWKITCGWNCYADHQALDITDPDNKQAPILATADGQVFATGYNTIQGNYVILEHSEGIQSFYGHLDEIQVQEGDQVNQGQTLGVMGMTGRATGPHVHFYFMQDGIALDPSGLFEE from the coding sequence ATGCTTGAACGGGGTGCTGTTTGTCTGATTGAAATTTCGCTTTTAAGCAGTCCGTTGATTCTTGTCTTACTGGTTTTGCGCAGCAAGGTTTTCCGGCATCTCGGCAAAACCGCAAGACTGCTGATCTGGGTGCCGCTGTTGCTTCAGCTAATGGTTCCGATTCAGCTGACCTCTGTTTACAGCCCTTATCAGAAGCTGGATGAAGCGGGGGTAAAGGAGAAAATGGACACACTGGCTAACCAGCCCATATTTGTCCAGCGCCAATCCGTGCAGCCAGAGGGAAAAACCTCAGATGATGCATGGGTCATGCCGCAGAAAAAGGTCTGGACGCTCAGTGAGGTTGCGTCCTGGGTTTGGGCTCTCGGAGTCTTTGTGGCCGCTTCTGTGAATGGGATCGCCCGCTTTCGCTTAAAGCGCCGTTTAAATTTACAGCCCAGCAGCAAGGAGCTAAAGGAAGAAGCATGGCAGCTCATGCGTCAAAGCCGGTGCCTTTCCGTTCCGGTAGATCAAAGTGCGGCTGTTCACAGCTGTGCCATTTACGGAAATTGGAAGCCGCACCTGGTTTTGGGAACTGACTTTAAGCAAAGAACCGCGGAAGAAAGACAAACGATGCTTTTGCACGAATGTCTGCATTTGAGATATGGACATCCGTGGTTTCTGGGCTTGATTCAAATCTTGGAAATCGTTTATTGGTTCAATCCTTTAGTCGGACTGATGATGAATCAGCTGCGGCTGGATCTGGAATATTTTATTGATGAAAAACTGCTGGAGGACAAACCGCAGACAGTACGGATTCGCTATGCGCAGCTGCTGCTTTCATTGGCGGCGGATAAGGATCAGCATGCTCTGCAGTGTCTGAACAGCCAACGTACACAAACACGTTTAAAAGAAAGGTTGGGATGGATTGTGAATAAAAAACGAACACCAGGACTGATTGCCGCAGGAGTTGTCATTCTCGTTCTGGTCGGCAGCGTTGGCTTGATGCTGAAACCAGAAGCTCAGTCAGGCTGGGAAATGAAGATGCAGCTGACGTTAATCCAAAATGAAACGAATCCTGTAGAATTGGTTGGAGATCCAGATCAGAAGGTGTGGTGTGAAGGATCTAAAAAAGCCCTTGAATCGATGGGGATGCAGGTCCCGGTGATCGCCCATGCCGAGGTTTGGCAGACACCTTTCGGTGAGCCGTTGACACTGAGAGACATGCAGCTGGGGGCAGAATCTGCAGTCAGCTTGGAATGGGGTGAAATACCAAGTTCAGTAGAATGCTTTATGCCTCAGGGCAAGATCTTGGTGAAATTAACTGAGGATCAGCTTCAAAAGCCTTATCAGGAAGCCGACGGCGAGGAAACAGTGCAGCAGCTGAATGCAATATCCCCGGTTGAAAATTGGAAAATTACCTGCGGCTGGAACTGTTATGCGGATCATCAGGCTCTGGACATTACGGATCCTGATAATAAACAAGCACCAATTCTGGCAACTGCTGACGGTCAGGTTTTTGCAACCGGTTATAATACGATTCAGGGAAATTATGTGATTTTGGAACACAGCGAGGGGATACAAAGCTTTTACGGTCATTTGGATGAGATTCAGGTCCAAGAGGGCGATCAGGTCAATCAGGGGCAAACCCTAGGTGTGATGGGAATGACGGGCCGCGCGACCGGACCGCATGTTCATTTCTATTTCATGCAGGATGGCATCGCTTTGGATCCATCCGGATTGTTTGAAGAATAG